CAATACACCAAACAACGCGTCTCGGAATTTAATGCGATTTTCGCCGCACATCCCACCATCTTAGCGGGATTAGAGCAGTACATGGCGATGGTCGTTGATGAGTGCGAACGCGATGAGATCAAAGATTGCTTGCTGCAAAAAGCGCTCAATGAACTCTCTTGTCAGGATGAAGAAGTCGAAACGCTGATCCGCGCCACAGTGGGTACTTGGAAGCAAGGCATGCTTGCGCAATTACAAGAAGCACAGCAGCGCGGCGAGATAAACCCAGACAGTGACTGCGTGCTGCTCACCGAATATTTGGTGATGGGCATTTATGGTTTGCGCTCGTTTGCCCACACTCGGCCGGAAAAAGGCTTACTCAGAAAGCTCGCCGATAAACTGTTGGACGCGATTCGCTGATCCGTCAATGTTGGTAATTCCTATAAAAAAGCCACAGATGCGGTCTGTGGCTTTTCACTTTTTTGGCGATATCACACAAAATCGCTGAGCATCCAGAGCGCTAGCAGCAAAAACACCGCGCCCATCACTTTGTGCTGGTAAGTGCGAAAACGCTGATTGTCGACCAGCGAGCGACCAAACACACCAATCAAAGCCACTAGCAGCAGATTAAACAGCAAGCCGCACACATTCAGCACCATACCCAGCGCGAACATCTGTTCGGCGGAGCTGGCTGCGATATTGGTTGAAACAAACTGCGGCAAAAACAGCACAAAGAACACCAAGGCTTTGGGGTTCAGCAAATTGCTCACTAAAGCGCGTTGGTAAAAGGTTTTTGCTACCGCTTGTGCCTCATCCAAGGTGGGCGCTTGCGCTGCATCGGCGCGCAGGCAATCCCACGCCATTTTGAGTAGGTATGCTCCCCCCAACAAATGCAGCACATTGAGCGCCAACGGGTTCATCGCAATCAGTGCGGAAACCCCGAGCGCCGCGAGTAAGGTTAAAATCATCCCTGATGTGGCATTGCCCAAGCTGGCAAACAAACCGACTCGGCGTCCGTAGCTCATACTAGAGCTCGCAATCAGCAGCATATCTGGCCCAGGGATCAGCAACAGCGCCAATACCGCGGTGAGATAAACCGGTAATACCGAAACATCAATCATGTTGAAAATCTTGTTAAAGCTGGAAAGCGGCGGATTTTATAGGAGACATACCGCCATTTCCATATGAAAGATAATACAAATAAACTCATTTCTAGCCAGAGATAAAATAGTGTGGATTTCGATTAGTACAGAAGCGCAATTTTGTACAAAAACTTTCCAGTACTTTGCAGTAGACTCATTAGGGAAAAGCACAAGGAAGCGTGATGAGCGACTCAGCAGGCAAAATTAAAGAACAAGCAAAATTTCAGATTGCCGAAGAATTTGGCGGCCTTGAGCTGCTTGATGCGCAATACGAAACACAGAATTTTTCTCGCCACAGCCATGAAGGCTATACCGTGGGAGTGATTGAGCGCGGTGCACAATCTTTCTACCGCACCGGCGGCAACCATATTGCGCCGCAAGACAGCATTATTTTGGTCAACGCCGATGAAGTGCATACCGGACACTCCGCCGTCGAAGGTGGTTGGGCGTACAAAGCCATGTACCCACTGCCCGAGCAGTTTGCCACAGTTGCCAAAGAGATTGGTGCCAATACCGGAGCGCCTTATTTTCCACAAGCGGTGGTGTATGACCCAGAACTCGCGAGCCAACTGCGCTTAGTGTTTGAAACCCTTGAGAAATCGACTAACCGCTTGCTACGTGAAACCCTGATTTACGCCAGCTTAGTCAAGCTGATGACACGCCATGGCCGCACTGCGCCAAAAACCGATCAACCGCTATCTGCACTGCGGCCATTGTTGCTGGTTAAAGAGTTTCTGGATGACTTTCCGCAGGCCGATGTTTCACTCGAAGAGCTGGCACAACTGGCGGGATTAAGTCCTTTTCATCTGGTGCGGACCTTTCAAAAACAGTTTGGTTTGCCACCCCACGCTTATCAAATCCAAGCCCGCTTGCGCCTCGCGAAAACCCTGTTAAAGCAAGGCGTGAGTATCTCGGAAACCGCACAAGAGTGTGGCTTTCACGATCAAAGCCATCTGCATCGCCACTTTAAAAAAGCGCTCGGCATCACCCCAAAACAGTACGCAAGACCTTAGATAATTAGAACTCGTCACCTGCACGCTACCGCGCAAGATTATCCAAGCTTATCGGCTTATCCCTGTGTTCTGATAACCCAGACGATACCCAAACCACTTGGAGTTTCAGGTAAGAAGGGTATAAGGTTTTCTTCTATAAATTGGAAAGAGTATGAATAGCCAAGTGTTAACCATTGATGATTCACCTACCCCCACCCGGCTGTTTTGGCAGGGCACAGTCGCTATGCTGCCGTTGAGCATTGCGGTGTTACCTTGGGGTTTATTAGCAGGCTCGTTTGCGATTGAAGCGGGGTTGTCGGTAGTCGAAAGCCAAGCCCTATCCGCCGTGCTGTATGCTGGTGCAGCGCAACTGGTCGCCATTGGTATGTTTAAAACGGGGGCGGGGTTACTGAGTTTGTTGATAGCCACTTTTTTTATTACCTCACGCCATTTTCTGTACAGCGTATCAATGCGCAGCAAAATCAGCCCATTACCCTTGCATTGGCGGCTGACACTGGGCTTTTTACTCACCGATGAGCTGTTTGCGATTTGCGGCGCACAGTCCGACAAGCAGTTTAATCGCTGGTATGCGTTAGGCGCAGGGCTGAGTTTTTATCTGATTTGGAATTTAGCCAGCTTGGTCGGCATTGTCGCAGGCAGCTATCTGCCCGATCTCAATCAGTGGGGACTGGAATTCGCGGTCGCCGCCACTTTCATCGCGATTGTGATCCCGAATATCAAAAGCTGGCCTGTGCTGATTTCGGTACTGACCGCCTTGGTGTTATCAGTGTTACTCACCGTGATGGGGATTGAAGGCAGCCTAATGTTCGCCAGTATTGGCGCCATGTTCGCTGGCTACGGTGCGGAACGTTTATTAGGAGCTCGCCCATGATCATGCTTTCGATATTCGCGATGACGGCACTGGTGTTTCTCAGCCGTTATCTGTTTCTTGAACCTAAGCTACCACTGCGTTTGAACCCCACGTTGCAACGCTTACTTAGCTACTCTGGGCCTGCGGTGCTCACCGCGATTTGGGCGCCAATTGTGTTTATGCCGGAAAAAACCTTGTGGCTAGAGTGGCACAACCCCTATCTTCTCGCCGCACTGCTTTCTGGTGTGCTGGCTTGGTTAAGCAAAAATGTACTGCTGACGACCGTCGTGGGGATGGGCACTTTCTTACTGCTCAAGCTGGTGGTATTTGCCTAAGCCCGTAAGAAACGGGCTTAATGTATGTTGGGCGAGATAGCGAAAGTTAGGTTATTCAGCCAACCATTCCACTTCAATCAACGTCTGTTCACCACATTTCAGGCGGCCTACAAAACGGTCGCCTTGATGTACTTCCCCAACGCCTTGTGGTGTACCTGTCATGACCACATCACCATCACACAAAGTCGTGTATGAATTGAGTTCTCGGAGAATCACCTCTGGTGAGTAGATCATCTGCGCAACACCACCACACTGAACACGAACACTGTTGATATAGAGCTCCAGTTGTAAATCGGCAATCTTCATTCCATTAAGTGGTACAAAACGACTAAATACTGCAGAGCCATTAAACGCCTTGGCGCGCTCCCAAGGCAAACCCTTACCTTTCAAAGCCGATTGTAGCTCACGTTTCGTAAGATCAAGCCCCAAACCAACCGCTTGATATTCTCCGTCATGCACCACAAAACAAATTTCCGTTTCATAATGCAAGGGCTCTTGATGGAATGCTTTCAGTGTTGAAGTAATGCTGCTGTTTGGTTTATTAAATACCACCATTTGATCTGGCAAGACATTATTTAATTCGCGGATATGTTCCACATAATTACGCCCAACACATAAGATTTTGGAGGGGTAGATTAACTCTTCACACAAACGGATCGCATTCATAATTCATCCTTGAAGCCAGTAAGCAATTCAAAATCGGAAAGAGCAGAGTTTAACCGATTCAGTCAGTTAACCAATCATTCGCCACTTTTCTCTCTCAATATTCTGATCTTTCGCTCAATTATTCTGCAGAGTACCCGTTCATTTAAATTATGTAGAAATATCCACGATATACACGAAATGAAAATGAAACAAATTTGTGACAAAAGTTCAATCAAAGTTTCATATGCATCATATACTTTACCTCGAGTTAAATGACCGAGCAGCGAAGCTCATCAACGATGAATAAGGTATAAAAAATGAAAAAGACAGCAATGGCAGTCGCCGTTCTTTCCGCAGTGGTATCAGGTTCGACTTTGGCAGCAACCGTTTATGATGCTGAAGGCACCTCTCTAAACGTTGGTGGTCGTTTAGAGTTTCGTGGTGATTTCGGCGGCGCAAACATCAGCGGCAAAGAAATTGAAGGTTCAATGCAAAACAAGAGCCGTATGCGTTTGAATATTGCGGGTGAAACCGAGCTTTCTTCCAGCCTCAAAGGTTTCGGGTTCTGGGAAGCAGAGCAAACCGTTAAATCCTCTGCTGACAACGAGGCAAATAGCAGCTTCAAACAACGTTATATGTACGCTGGTATGAAAGGTGACTTCGGCGCAGTGTCTTTTGGCCGCCAAAATACAGCTGGTGTGCAAATCTCCGATATGTCTGATATCGCCACCTTTACTGGTGACCAAAAAGCCTTCATCAACTCAGGCAATGAGCAAGTAAACAATACATTCCTTTACGCCTACAACATGGATGCCCTCAAACTGAAAGCAAGCTACATTGCAGGAGAAGCTAAAGATACTGATGGCTATGGTATCTCTGGTATCTATTCTCTACCGTTTGGTCTGGACATTGGTCTTGGTTACTCAGGTAACGACAACGGTGTAGGGGCTGGCTCTGCTGACCAAATCATCGCAGGTTTAGGCTACACCTTCGATGCGTTCTACTTAGGCGCGACATACACTTCTGGCGACATCGATGACAAAACGAAAGAAGAGTTCGATGGCGTCGAAGTTTCTGCTCAATACAAATTTACTAAAGAGTTCCGTGTGATTGCGGCTTACCAAAACCGTCAAACGGAGCTGAGTAATGTTAAGACCGATGAATCCGATTTCTTCGAACTGACTGGCCGTTATGACTTCAACAAAAACTTCCGCTCTTACGTTGCGTATATGCTGAACAATTTGGATGACGACAAAGTTGGCTACAAAGTAGAAGATACCATTCGTCTTGGCTTACGTTACGATTTCTAATAACTCTGCCTTAACTCCTTAAATTGTCCTTGTTTGGCCAAGCGTAAGCTTGGCCTTTTTCATTGCAATATTTCGTTCTTGTAATACTCAAACGACTTGGTGTTGCAGGTAAACGACAAGTAAGCGAGCGCCAATGAGCATAGATAACCAATGTCATTGAGATAAACGAACGTAGCCAATACCGCTGTAACATAGATCAGGCAGAGTATAAGCGACCGCAAACATTGGTTTTCCATACATTACCACGTATGATTCAGCCCAACTTTTCGACCACTTGCTTGATTCATGAGTATAAAACACCACCCAATCCAAGGTGCGCTTTGGATGCTGACTGCCGGTTTATCTTTCGCCGTTGTAAACAGTATTGCGCAATATGCCAGTATTGAATTTGGCCTCACCTCTACTACCGTAGCACTGGTTCAATACGCCATTGCGATTGTTGTCATCCTGCCTTATCTCAAAACATTGGGCATTCGTCAGTCTCTCCGTACACAGCGCTTTGGTGCACATTTGCTGCGCGTGTTTTTAGCCGTAATTGGAATTCAGCTCTGGCTATGGGCATTGGCCTACCCAGTGCCAATTTGGCAAGGCATCGCACTGTTAATGACTTCACCCCTGTTTGCCACCATCGGATCTGGATTGTGGTTACGCGAAAAAGTAGGCATGGCACGCTGGTTTGCTACCCTCACCGGTTTTATTGGCGCAATGATTATTTTAGAACCTTGGGCGGATGATTTTAACCTCGCCTCTTTACTGCCTGTGGGTGCGGCATTCTTTTGGGCATGCTACTCACTCATGGTGAAGAAGCTCTCAGCACACGATTCTCCCTCCACTATGGTGGTCTATTTACTGCTGCTCATCACCCCATTTAACTTACTGCTTGCCCTCCCCGACTGGCAAATGCCAAGCGGCCAAACCTTATGGCTATTGTTGATCGGTGCAGGTGTGATGACAGCCCTAGCACAATGGTCGATTGCTAAAGCCTATGCCGTTGCGGATGCCTCCTTCGTGCAACCTTTTGATCACGCCAAACTACCGCTTAACGTATTGGCCGGATGGCTAGTATTTGGATGGGTTCCACCAGGTCGCTTATGGCTTGGGGCTGCGATCATTGTGCTTTCTGTGGCATTCATTACCCAGTGGGAAACAAAAAAATCTCGCCGTGAAAGAAAAATGGCCTAGAACCTTTCCTATCTTTTAATGAAAAGATTTGTATGAGGAATACCTTGATGACGACACCCATTAAAGTGACACTTTACCGCTGGGCTGGCAGTTTTGGCCCATTTAAAGTCAACATCCCTTGTGGGGAATGCACGCTGACTAAAGATATTTTGGCCGATACCTTTGCCAATGAATTGGCTGGCATTCCGATTGAATTGGAAGTAAAAGATTGGCTTTCTTACTGGTGGGAACCCTTGAAGCTAGGCGCATGGCATGCGCCGATTGTGGTGGTAGCAGGCAAAGTGATCAGCCAAGGCGAAGCACTCAACCGTGGTGTCCTCGTGCAATCTATCATCAAAGAATGGGCGGAGCAGGACACTCTGCAAGGCAATATTGTCTTTGGTAAAGCTACATGCCCTTACTGTGTGAAAGCCAAGCAATTGCTCGACAATGCAGGAATTGACTATCGCTATCACGATGTAGTGAAAGAAAGCGCAGCACTGTACCGCATGATCCCAGAAGTGAAAGCGATCATTGGCGAAAAAACACCGGTTACGGTTCCGCAAATCTGGTTGAACAGCCAATATATCGGTGGTTGTGACGCGTTAGAGAAATGGTTGAAAGACAATCCCCACTCCGTTCCTGATAATGTGGTTGAGCTAGAAAGCACACGTGTAGCTCCATAATCCAAAATTGTCGTTATCCAAATCAGCCAAACAAAAACGCCCCACAAATCTGTGGGGCGTTTTTCTTCGCCAACGGTTTTTGGTCTCGCTTCAGCCTGCAAAAATGCCACTTGAAAGCCTTAACCAAGCGAACTATTGACTGAATTTTTGACGTATTCTCTGCAATAAAGAACGCTTTTTCGTTTTGGTTTTGGTTTTGGTTTTGCCAAATTGAGCTTGGTGTATCGCTTGCTTAGCGATCAATTGACCAAGGTAAACCGAACCGAGTTCATTATTCATAGCGCATGCCTCTGTGCTGTTGAGTAACATTTTGCGCTCAATATAACAGCGAAAAACAACAAAACAAGATCCAAGTCACGATTTTATGTAATTAAATTACAAGTTAACTGCGTTTGGGTTGTTTGTAGGTTTTACCTGCCGCTTGATAAATCTCTTTTTGTTTAATATCGAAGAAACCTTCAAAGAACCACGCAACAAATTTCACCACATCATCGCCTTCATTCATTATGTGTTCGACGTACTCTTGCTCTTCACCCTGTTCATCCACTTCAGTTGTCACATGGTAAATACGTTGCTCGCCTTCCACTTCTGCTAAAGCAAACTGGCCAGAAAGTGACTGCGCCGCTTCGGCAATCGCTTCATCTTCACTGTTTTTCAGTAGCGTTAATGCCGCCGGTAAAGTGGTTTGCTCACATAAAAGTTTCACTAAAGATTCAAATTGGCTCTGCTGCATGGTGTTCCCCGTAAAAAGTGCTTCCCCGTAAAAATGAGCGCCGATTATATACACTTCTGCAATAAAACGTCAGCGAATCCTAGCTGCTGAAGCTGCATTGAATTTATGAAAGGCAAAACGTGTCTTCTCCACCCTATTTAGAGCAAGTCAAAACAGCGAACTAGTATCATCACTTTCGGAAAATTCATAGCAAGATTGTTGTTCAAATTGCAACAGAGTTATTTGTTGTGGCGTATATATCAACAATAAACAGCCACATATAATCCAATCAGTTTTCAAAAACACCCTGAATATAATTGGAGAATTAAATGAACAAACTAAAAACAATCAACCTTTCTTTGGTGATATCGGCAATATTAAGTGCAGCACCAGCAATGGCAGAAAGTCAATTTTTAGGTGATGAATATCAAGCAGGAAAAAATAAAGTTTCATTCCTCAGTGAAAATATACGTATTGCGGGTAACGTATTTCTTCCCCCTAATTACGATGAAAATAAAAATTATCGAGCGATTGTGGTTGTCACACCAGCGAGTGGTGTTAAAGAACAAACCGCTGGTATTTATGCAGAGAAAATGGCTAAAAAAGGGTTTATTGCATTAGCATTTGATCACCGAACTTACGGTGAAAGTGGCGGT
This genomic window from Vibrio mimicus contains:
- a CDS encoding helix-turn-helix transcriptional regulator, producing the protein MSDSAGKIKEQAKFQIAEEFGGLELLDAQYETQNFSRHSHEGYTVGVIERGAQSFYRTGGNHIAPQDSIILVNADEVHTGHSAVEGGWAYKAMYPLPEQFATVAKEIGANTGAPYFPQAVVYDPELASQLRLVFETLEKSTNRLLRETLIYASLVKLMTRHGRTAPKTDQPLSALRPLLLVKEFLDDFPQADVSLEELAQLAGLSPFHLVRTFQKQFGLPPHAYQIQARLRLAKTLLKQGVSISETAQECGFHDQSHLHRHFKKALGITPKQYARP
- a CDS encoding DMT family transporter → MLTAGLSFAVVNSIAQYASIEFGLTSTTVALVQYAIAIVVILPYLKTLGIRQSLRTQRFGAHLLRVFLAVIGIQLWLWALAYPVPIWQGIALLMTSPLFATIGSGLWLREKVGMARWFATLTGFIGAMIILEPWADDFNLASLLPVGAAFFWACYSLMVKKLSAHDSPSTMVVYLLLLITPFNLLLALPDWQMPSGQTLWLLLIGAGVMTALAQWSIAKAYAVADASFVQPFDHAKLPLNVLAGWLVFGWVPPGRLWLGAAIIVLSVAFITQWETKKSRRERKMA
- a CDS encoding TetR/AcrR family transcriptional regulator, whose protein sequence is MRVAEFDREQVLRSAMDEFMSKGFNKTSMQDLKRVTGLHPGSIYCAFENKRGLLIAALEQYTKQRVSEFNAIFAAHPTILAGLEQYMAMVVDECERDEIKDCLLQKALNELSCQDEEVETLIRATVGTWKQGMLAQLQEAQQRGEINPDSDCVLLTEYLVMGIYGLRSFAHTRPEKGLLRKLADKLLDAIR
- a CDS encoding AzlC family ABC transporter permease — its product is MNSQVLTIDDSPTPTRLFWQGTVAMLPLSIAVLPWGLLAGSFAIEAGLSVVESQALSAVLYAGAAQLVAIGMFKTGAGLLSLLIATFFITSRHFLYSVSMRSKISPLPLHWRLTLGFLLTDELFAICGAQSDKQFNRWYALGAGLSFYLIWNLASLVGIVAGSYLPDLNQWGLEFAVAATFIAIVIPNIKSWPVLISVLTALVLSVLLTVMGIEGSLMFASIGAMFAGYGAERLLGARP
- a CDS encoding porin — encoded protein: MKKTAMAVAVLSAVVSGSTLAATVYDAEGTSLNVGGRLEFRGDFGGANISGKEIEGSMQNKSRMRLNIAGETELSSSLKGFGFWEAEQTVKSSADNEANSSFKQRYMYAGMKGDFGAVSFGRQNTAGVQISDMSDIATFTGDQKAFINSGNEQVNNTFLYAYNMDALKLKASYIAGEAKDTDGYGISGIYSLPFGLDIGLGYSGNDNGVGAGSADQIIAGLGYTFDAFYLGATYTSGDIDDKTKEEFDGVEVSAQYKFTKEFRVIAAYQNRQTELSNVKTDESDFFELTGRYDFNKNFRSYVAYMLNNLDDDKVGYKVEDTIRLGLRYDF
- a CDS encoding glutaredoxin domain-containing protein, encoding MTTPIKVTLYRWAGSFGPFKVNIPCGECTLTKDILADTFANELAGIPIELEVKDWLSYWWEPLKLGAWHAPIVVVAGKVISQGEALNRGVLVQSIIKEWAEQDTLQGNIVFGKATCPYCVKAKQLLDNAGIDYRYHDVVKESAALYRMIPEVKAIIGEKTPVTVPQIWLNSQYIGGCDALEKWLKDNPHSVPDNVVELESTRVAP
- a CDS encoding AzlD domain-containing protein, translated to MIMLSIFAMTALVFLSRYLFLEPKLPLRLNPTLQRLLSYSGPAVLTAIWAPIVFMPEKTLWLEWHNPYLLAALLSGVLAWLSKNVLLTTVVGMGTFLLLKLVVFA
- a CDS encoding fumarylacetoacetate hydrolase family protein; the protein is MNAIRLCEELIYPSKILCVGRNYVEHIRELNNVLPDQMVVFNKPNSSITSTLKAFHQEPLHYETEICFVVHDGEYQAVGLGLDLTKRELQSALKGKGLPWERAKAFNGSAVFSRFVPLNGMKIADLQLELYINSVRVQCGGVAQMIYSPEVILRELNSYTTLCDGDVVMTGTPQGVGEVHQGDRFVGRLKCGEQTLIEVEWLAE
- a CDS encoding LysE family translocator, which produces MIDVSVLPVYLTAVLALLLIPGPDMLLIASSSMSYGRRVGLFASLGNATSGMILTLLAALGVSALIAMNPLALNVLHLLGGAYLLKMAWDCLRADAAQAPTLDEAQAVAKTFYQRALVSNLLNPKALVFFVLFLPQFVSTNIAASSAEQMFALGMVLNVCGLLFNLLLVALIGVFGRSLVDNQRFRTYQHKVMGAVFLLLALWMLSDFV